In Lycium ferocissimum isolate CSIRO_LF1 chromosome 11, AGI_CSIRO_Lferr_CH_V1, whole genome shotgun sequence, a single genomic region encodes these proteins:
- the LOC132037073 gene encoding fasciclin-like arabinogalactan protein 1, with the protein MQLPSSATVVTVVLSLSLLLCVTESHNITRILAKHPQFSTFNHYLTTTHLANEINRRQTITICAVDNAGMSDLLSKHLSIASMKNVLSFHVLLDYFGAKKLHQITNGTALAATMFQATGSASGSSGFVNITNLKGGKVAFSPADYDGVPPAKFVKSIDEIPYNISVIQISTILPSNEAEAPTPGPSEMNLTSLMSVHGCKVFAETLLANPAEKTFEDNVDGGLTIFCPGDDAMKSFLPKFKNLTKEGKQSLLEYHGVPIYQSISSLKSNNGGMNTLATDGAKKYAFVVQNDGEDVTLKTKVVTAKITGTLVDEQPLAIFSLDKVLLPKELFKPAPTPAPAPAPEHSKNKHKSPPAPESPAESPADSPADGPSDDSTADEDNGAVKYNGGASIAVVLSIWFAFKLLM; encoded by the exons ATGCAGCTTCCGTCGTCAGCCACCGTTGTCACGGTggttctttctctttctctacTTCTTTGTGTCACTGAATCTCACAACATTACTCGCATTCTAGCTAAACACCCACAATTTTCCACTTTTAACCATTACTTAACAACTACACACCTTGCCAACGAAATTAATCGACGGCAAACAATAACTATATGTGCTGTTGATAATGCTGGAATGTCAGATCTACTCTCTAAGCATCTATCTATTGCGTCGATGAAAAATGTTCTTTCTTTTCACGTGCTTCTTGATTATTTCGGTGCTAAAAAGCTTCACCAGATCACTAATGGCACCGCACTTGCTGCCACTATGTTCCAAGCTACCGGCTCGGCTTCCGGTTCTTCTGGTTTCGTCAACATTACTAACCTAAAAGGAG GTAAAGTCGCGTTCAGCCCAGCTGATTACGATGGTGTTCCTCCCGCCAAATTCGTCAAATCCATTGACGAGATTCCTTACAACATATCCGTTATTCAGATAAGTACGATTTTGCCCTCAAACGAAGCTGAAGCTCCGACTCCAGGACCAAGCGAGATGAATCTTACTTCTCTAATGTCAGTTCATGGCTGCAAAGTTTTTGCTGAAACTCTTTTGGCTAATCCAGCTGAAAAGACATTTGAGGACAATGTTGATGGTGGATTAACAATATTTTGTCCTGGTGATGATGCAATGAAGAGTTTTTTACCTAAGTTTAAGAATTTAACCAAGGAAGGGAAACAGTCGTTGCTTGAGTATCATGGAGTTCCTATTTATCAATCGATTTCGAGCTTGAAATCTAATAACGGAG GTATGAACACGTTAGCTACCGATGGAGCTAAGAAGTACGCTTTCGTAGTTCAAAATGACGGTGAAGATGTTACTCTAAAAACAAAGGTTGTTACGGCGAAAATCACAGGGACTTTGGTTGATGAACAACCACTAGCAATTTTCTCGCTTGATAAGGTATTATTACCTAAGGAATTGTTCAAACCTGCTCCTACTCCGGCACCAGCGCCGGCACCGGAACACTCTAAGAATAAACACAAGTCGCCGCCGGCACCTGAATCTCCGGCGGAATCTCCAGCAGATTCACCGGCGGATGGTCCTAGTGATGATTCAACGGCAGATGAGGATAACGGCGCTGTTAAGTATAACGGTGGGGCATCGATTGCTGTTGTTTTAAGTATATGGTTTGCCTTCAAATTGTTGATgtaa